TAAATTTAATTTTTACAGTTTTTTTGAACTCACTATTATTATAGACACCGGACATAATTCTCTTTTGTAGGACCCCGATTAATTTCTAGGGATATCATAAATCATAAATTTGATAATTAAATATCATCAAATAATAACTAAAACTAATATAATATAATATTTAAAACTTATTCCATAGCAAAAATAAAGATATAAAAATATCCATAATTGATTTGAAACGATCCTTCTTCTATATCCTCACATTAGTTTGAACATTTCGATTTCGCAATGCATAGTCAATTTTTTATCCGGTGTCTTAATAATATGTTGCTTAACATCATTATACACGAAAGTAATCAATTTTAACGAATAGATAATTAAATGTTAAAATATTTCTTATCAATGCTTGTCTGTTGGTTAAATCTGATAACATGTGATTAAGTATTTAACATATTTTGGATTAGTAGAATACTTAAATCAGAAACAGTCATAATATGCCTTGAAATTATTATATTTGTTTCATAATATTTCCAAACAAATAAATATGATGCAAAACAATATTACTTCTAGGGTAATAGAAACAAAATTAATTCCGTGGCGAGAACTTAAGTTCATTCAGCAAGATGATTTCAAAGAATGGATAAATAATGGGGATAAGCGCCTTTTAGAATCCATTAAAAAATATCAGTTTATAGATCCTTTTAAAGTATGGCATAATGAAGGTGTAAACTACTGCTTAGATGGTAAACACAGATATAAGGATTTAGAATTAGCTGTTCAAAATGGTTTAGATGTTCCTGAAATGCTACCTGCGACCTTTGTCGAGTGTTCTGATATAAAAGAAGCTGCAGAATTAGTTTTGGTTTATTCATCTGCTTATGCAAAAATTACCCAACAAGGTTTATATGATTTTGTACAAAATTATAATATTGACTTTCCAGATGTATCAGGGCTAATTAATATTCCGGAGTTTGATGATATCGAGTTTCAAGGGTTGTTAAACAAAATGGATACAACAACGGTTAAAGAGGAAATCATTCCAACATCATTAAAAGAGGTTTTTATCATGCCACCTTTTTCTGTTTTAGATTCTAGGCAAGGAGATTGGCAAAAGCGTAAACGCATATGGACTGAAATCATAAAGAGTCAAGAAACTCGCGAAGAAGTAGAACTTATTGCTAAAAGTGGTCAATCATCAGCTATTTATGAACTTAGAAACAAGATGCGTGATAACTTGGGCCGTGAACCCGATTGGGATGAAATCATCGCCTATGCTAAGAAAAAAGGAATGCACGTCTACGAGGGAGCAAGCATCTTTGATCCTGTTCTTTGTGAATTACTTTATAGATGGTTTTGCTATGAAAATGGGGTAGTGCTAGATCCATTCGCTGGTGGAAGTGTACGAGGAATTATTGCCGATGTATTAGGAAATACTTACCATGGAATTGACATTCGAGAAGATCAAGTAAAAGCAAATGAACGTCAAGCTCTTGAATTAAATTTAAATAAGGTATTTTGGCACACAGGAGATTCTAACCAAGTTTTAGATGATTTAAATCTCGAACCGGTAGATTTTGTTTTTAGTTGCCCTCCTTATGCAGATTTAGAAAAATACTCAGATGATCCGGCTGATTTATCTAATATGGATTATGAGCAATTCAAAGATGTATATTATAGCATCATTAAAAAATCGGTTGCTAAACTAAAAGAAGAACGTTTTGCTTGTTTTGTCGTTGGTGATGTACGGGACAAGAAAGGTTTTTATTACAATTTTGTAAGTGATACCATAGAGGCTTTTAAACAAGCAGGAATGGAATTATACAATGAGATTATTTTGATAAACGTAGCCGGTTCATTAGCTATTAGAGCCAAACGTCAGTTCAATAATGGTCGTAAAGTTGGTAAAATGCATCAGAATGTGTTAGTATTTTACAAAGGAGATCCTAAAAAAATAAAGGAAAATTATCCGGAATTAAACCTTGATTATGACTTGGAAGAGCTAAATAATCAACCCAATATTGCTCTATAAATAGAGCGAAAATGAAATGCATATCAGAATTAAGAATTGGAGAATCAATACAATATCATAAAACAAATAATCTTGGAGAGTTGATAAAACATACTTCTGTTGTAATTTCTAAGTCAGACAAACGAATTCAAACAAGCGCTGGCCATACAATAGATTTATCTTAAATCATTCTTTAAACAATAGTTTAAATTATCTTTACCATCTACTTAAAAACTGAAGATGGAGAGACAAAAAGAATTAGAAATTATGGCAGCTACCGTTCAATCAATCAAAAATCTTTTGGAAAAAAGATTGCGCAACAAATTAGATGCTCTTGATGCTATTTCTACTTCTTCGTTGGATAATATTCCCGAAGTTGTACAAATGAAAAGAGAAGAAGAAGCATCAAAAATAAGAGCCGTTGTTCAAGAACAAAAGGATTTAATTGAAATTATAAACGTGATGTTCCCAGATTAAAACTATGACTAACCAAAGATCTACTAAAATTGAAACCGAAAAACGTGTGTTCACCATTCAAGGGTGGATAATTAACGGTGTTCAAGATTATTTGATTTTAAAAAACATTGAGGACCAATGGGGCGTAGGACGTCGTCAGGCCAAAAACTTATTAAGGAAAGCTTATGAGATTTGGCACGAAGATCAGGAGGCTACCGTTGAACAAAAGCGAGCTTTAAGAATTGCAGAGCTTAAGCAATTGGCTCGTTCACTTAAAGATTCCTATAAAGGTACTCCTAATGGTATTACGGCCCTGATGCAAATTCATAAAGAAATAAATAAACTAGAAGCACTCTATCCACCAAATAGGATTGTTCACGAAGGAAACAAAGATAACCCGGTAGTTATTACTGATACAGAAGAGCGTGATAAGAGGATAAAGGAACTGTTAGAAAAAATGGAAAGGTAAAAGCAGCACTTAATTAGTGCTGTTTTTTGTTACTATAAGTTTGAAATCTAAAAATAAGTATTAAATTTACAGGAATAATATGCCTTAAAAATGATTTTGGAAATAAAGAACGGAAGTGTTTATATAAACGGAGAAATTTGTACTAATCCTGAAAAGATTGGGTTTCATATGTTAGACGTTGCTGAATGTGCAACAAAAGTCTTTACAATAGAAGTCAAAAACAATCAAGTGTTTATATCAAAATAAAAAAGGAAGATATTACTCCTCCTTTTTTATTTTTACCATCGCTTGGCAATAGCTTGCATCTGCATAACAAATACCACCTTGAGGTACGTAGCCTATTGCCATGTACTTTTTTACTTCTTCTTCGAGACCTTTTATACCTTTTCCTAAAATTGACGTTTGTATAATTTTATAATCCATAATCGTTTTTTGTTAATTAGTTACAATATAAAAAAAATAACGTAGGACAAAAAGTCCAAATCAAATGAATTGACTAAAAAATTTATTAGATCTTCAACCGGAACACATTTAAAAGATTCCGATTACAAAGGGGTTAAATGGGACCCAAATTCATTACAATGGTCTGCTACTTTAAAGCATAAAGGAATAGTATATAATTGCGGTTATTTTTCCAATGAGCGTGATGCAGCAAAAGCTCGAGATATAAAGATAATAGCTATTGGGGCCACAAAACCTTTGCAAATATTAAAATCAACGAAATAAGATGGCATTAACTGAGCATGAATTAGCTGAGTTAGAAATGCTTTTGATTCAGCAACGTGCCGATGTTTTGCGTGGTAGTTTGTTCGAATTCATGAAAGAGTTTTGGAATGTACTCTATTCTAATGACTATGAACATAATTGGCACATGGAGTACATTTGTGATGAATACCAGCTTGTAGTTGATAAATATGTTTTAGGCTTTGAAACTCCACGTTTACCATTAGATAAATGGTATAAAGGCTTTGGAAGAAATATTAAGAAAAATCTTGTTTGTAGCATTTCTCCAGGAACCGGAAAAAGTACAGTAATTAGTAGGGCTTCTACCGGTTGGCTATGGAGTAATGATGCCGGAAAGACCGAATTGAATAATACTATTTCAGATAGTAACTCTAATGGATTCAGTAAAGATTCAAAGGACGTGGTAGAGTCTGCCAAATATCAAATGTATTTTCCTGAAGTTAAAATTAGAAAAGACGTATCGGCCAAAACATTCTTCGAAACGAATAAAAAAGGAATTCGATATTCATCAACTACTATGAGTAAGGACAAAACGGGTAAACACGCTGACGTTTTGAAAGATGATGACCAAATGGATTACAATACTGCTCAAAGTCCTGTTGAAGCAAAGCGATGTATTGAAGGATTTAAAGCGATGCAATCACGTAAAAAAGACAAACGAAAAACGCCTTATATTTTATTCATGCAACGGTTATCAATGAATGATACTGTGAAACACGCTTTAAAAGTTTTTGGAGATGATGTTACTTATATCTGTTTGCCAGCTGAAAATAAGCATAATAATGTTATTCCTTCAGAATTAAATAAATATTACATAGATGGACTACTGGACCCAAACAGACTGAGCTTAGAGGTTCTTGACAAAGAAAAGAAAGGATTGAATGATGATACCAAGCCAATGTCTGAAATGGCCTATGAGATTCAATACAATCAATTAGAAGTTTCTGCTGAAGGGTTAATGTATCCAAAACTTAATTTTGTACCAACCTTACCAGATGAAAGAGGTGAAGCGATACGAATGTCTTTTACTGATGTAGCTGATACAGGAGCCGACTATCTGTGTACTTGGTTTATTGAAATCAATCAAGGTAAGATTTATGTTTTTGATTGTATTTATACACAAGCAGGATCCAATGTAACTATTCCTTTGCTTAAAAATAAGATTGAAATCCATGGTTCTATTATCAATAAGGTTGAAGTTAATAATCAAGGCAGTGTCTTCGTTTCTATTTTGAGAAGTCAAGGAGTTAATGTTTCTGGATATAGTAATACAGGAAATAAAGAGGCTCGTATTGAATCATATGCTCAATTTATTGATTTCTTTTATTTCGTTCAGGATAATTCAGATCCGAATTTCAATGCAGCGATAAAACACTTACAAACCTTTCCAAGAATTGGTAAAGCTGAAGATGGCCATGATGATGCTGAAGATGCGCTTACAGAGTCTTTCAGATATTTATATACAAATTATAGGCATTTATTACAAAAATTTGAATAATATTATTTAGAATGATTATAAATAGTAAAAATATTTATATATTTGTTTAACAAATTTACTAGCAATCAATTACCATTATTTATGACGAAAGAAATTCAAGAATTACCCGTAGAGATTAAATGCCCATGCTGCAACAGGCATTTGGATAAATTTAATGTTATCGGTGAGGTTTCTCTTTCAAGAAAATGTAAAAACTGTAAAAACAATATTTACACGTTGATTATAGATAATAAAGTAGTTAAATGCGAAATTCATCACAAAGAAAACGCAAAAGATTTATTAACTCCTCGCAGATTCAGTAACCCAACAAGGGTAAAAGCAAGACCATAGCAAATTTTAGAGATTCATTTAGATGGTTTAAATCACTCAAACTTTTTTCTGTTAAAAATGACTCGGTTGGTCTTGATTCTTATGTTATTTCTGATGATAGAGAAACGAGTTATCCTGATGGAACCAAGTATGTAGCAATTCAAGAAAGAGAGTTTATTGTTAATACAGTCATCAACCAAATCGCTAAGCGCGTTTCAAACGTAAAATTTGAAAGTCTTGATGGCAGATCAAATGAGTTACTTGAAAAAATAAACAATCCCAACAATTATCAAACTAAAGTCGAATTCCTAAAAGAATTCTGCATTTTCCTTTTATCTAGTGGCTATACTGCTATTTGGAAAAAATATAATGCCTTTGGTGTTTTCAGTTCTTTGGAGCTTATAAATATTAATCCTGATACGATAGGTTTTAATCTTAATTCTATAAGCTTCACACATCAAGCAATTAAGCATACAGTTGATTACGAACAAATCATTTTCTTTTACGACATCAGAAAATGTGATACAGATTATGCTATTTCTAGGCTTAAACCCTTAAAGTCGCAAATCGATAATATTCGTAATGCACAAAAAGCAAAAGGTATTCAAATAGACAATTCAGGAACTACGATAGTTTCTCCTAAGGCTTCAACATCTAATAACATTATGGAAGAAGGACTTGACGGTCCAGTTCCTACAAAAGTTATGGGACCTAACGGAATGATTCAGAAAACTCAGAAAGAAGTAATGGAAGAGAAACTGACTTCAAGAGGCTTGAAAAACAGAATCATTGTTTCTTCAAAGGGTATGGATGCTGTTAATCTTTCTGCCCAGCTTAACAATGTAAAGTTTCATGAAATTGTAGAGACAGATGTACTTGCTTTTTGTGATGCCTTTTCATTTCCTCCAGAACTTACACCTTATGGTAAAAGAGCAACTTTTGATAACAAAGAATTGGCTGAAATTGCCCTTATGGAAAGTGAAATTATTCCAATATCAGAAAACTTTGCTAAATCAATGATGAGTGTATTTCCAAAAAGAGGAGAGGTATTTCCAAGTTTCAAGCATATCAATGCCATGTCTTTAATCGAGGAAAGAATTCAAAAAACAAACGGTACAACAATCGATCAGCTAACTGTTTTATTAGAAAAAGAAATAATAAGCAAGGAAGAGTTTCGAAAAATATTACAAACTAAAAAAATCATTGAAAATGGTAAATCTCGATAAAAAATTACCAAAGGATAATATAGAAAAACTTAAAAGGATAGCAGCATCAACTGATAATTTTCAAATGAAAAGGAGCATTGAGGAAAAGCTAAAGCGAATGTCACATGATGACAACCTACTTACAAAATGATTATAAAATATCCTGAATTCAGAAGTGATAAAGAAAAGTTTAACTGGTTAATAAAACACGAAAACTTAATTGTAGATCAATTAAAATCGACTGAGAAAAAGTGTGATGTTTTCTTCGCTATTGTTCCTGAAACAAGCAAAGAGGATGTTAATAAAGAGGAAGGTAAGCCAGAGCCAACAGATAGTAGTAAAATCAAAGTAAAAGTGATTATCAATACTACAGGATTACTTGATTCGCATTCTGATGTACATATTCCAGGTTTATGGAAAAAGCATTTAAAAGAAGCTAAGAAGCATTATTTGGTAAATCAGCATCGTTTCAACTTTGAAGGAATTTTGGCTGATGATGTACAAGCTTATACAGAGGAGTTTTCTTGGAAAGAATTAGGTTACGAATACGAAGGCACAACAGAAGCTCTTGTTTATGAAGCCGTTTTAGATCTTGAGGGGCCATGGATTGATTCACAAGAAAATAAAAAGATATATAACCTATACAAAGCAGGTAAAATCAATAACCATTCAGTAGGAATGCGCTATATAAAAATGTATTTGTGTGTGAATTCAACAGATCCTGAATATGCAGCTAGAAAGGATAATTGGGATAAGTATTTTCCGAACGTAGCCAATAAAGAAGATGTTGAAGCACGTGGCTTTTTTTGGGCCATAACTGAAGCAAAAGCTATTGAAGGTTCCGCAGTAGTACGAGGCTCCAATTGGGTTACAAATACTGTAAGTGTAGAAGAAATAAAAAATGAAGAAGCCGAGGTAATCACTTCTGATACAAATAAAATCGAGCCGTCTCACGACACTCCAATTCAAGAACCAAAAACATTTATTAATCCAAACATTTTTTAAACATGTTTAAGTACAAAACAGAAGCGGAGTTAACTAAGATGACTCCTGAAGAAAGAGATCAGTATTCTACTGACAAACGTGAATTTGAGCAAAAGCAATCTGAAAAAACTATTAAAGAGGCTTTAGATCAGTTCAAAAAGGATTTAGAAACAGAAGCTAAAACAAGCAAAGAAGCTGCTGAACAACAAATCCAATCTTTAAAATCAGATTTAGAAGACCAAGGAAAGCAAATTTCTAAACTGATGGAAAAAGAAGAAGAAGCTGGTGTTAATGAGAGTATCGAAAAAACATTTATTAATGCTCTTAAAAAAGAACGCGATGAGGATTCAGAACTTATAGCAAACAAGCAAGTAAGAATTGCGCTAAAAGATATACCATCAAACTCGGTAATGACTGTAAATACAGTAAGTGCAGCTAACTTCCCTTCAGCGGGTTCAAGTGGTGTAATTACTAGTGGTATGTATGGTATGTGGGCTCGTTTCTTAGGCTTCTTTGGGTTACTATCAAATGAATCTAAGATTATGGATTTGATTGATGTACAGCCTTTAAATGAAGCGCGATTATTTGCTATTAACACAACTATTATTGGTGATGCCGAAGTAACGCCTGAATGTCAGTTAAAACCGATTGTTAGAATGGGCTTTGAAGACCAGACGGTCGATGCAGAACCAATCGCTGATATGTGGTTGACAAATACAAAAGTTCGTAGATTTTTCCCGAACCTGGCAAACTTCTTCAAAACAGCTTTTGGAAACCTAGTTAACAATAAAATCCCGAAAGAAGTTTTAAAGGTTATTCGTGATAATGCCAGCGCTTTTACACCAAATCCATTATTTAATATTGATCCAAATCCTAACAATTATGATGCTTTAGGTGCTGCAATTGCTTCTTTGCAATTAACAGGTAAGGATGCTACTGGAATTGTATTGAGTCCAATTGCATATCGTAACCTAAAACAATCAAAGTTCAATGGGGTTTACAATTTATCTAACGGTAACTCTATCTCTTTAATTGATGGTGGCTTAGATTGGAACGGTGTCAAAATACCGGTGATTATTGATAAGGATTTGGGCCATGATGAGTATATCGTTGCAAACTTTTTTGAAGCAGTTAAAGGTGGGGTGGATAACCAACTGATTTATATGGAAACAGATGGGCGTACAGATTCGAACCAAGACTCTACAACGTCTTTAGCAAAAGGAGTTAGAACTCACGTGTTACAACGTTTTTGTGCTTTTATGATTCCAGATGGAGTTAAATCTTTAATCATTCGTGACACCTTCTCAAACACAAAAACATTGATTACACCAATCGAAGGATAAAATTTAAAAAAGCCTTCTTTACTATAAAGAAGGCTTTTCACTAACAATTATTTTAAAATAAAAGAAATGGCAGATTCAAAAACAAATACAGAAAAAGGAGCAGTAAATGACGCAACAGTTACTACAACAGTTGAGGAAGTTCTAAAAGAAAAAGGCGCTGAATCCCTAAAAAACATTAGAAATGGTAAGGAGTTAGAGAAGGTTTCTTTAACAGATAAAGTTAAAATTGTTTTTACAAAGGATTATGGTTTTATGAAAAAAGACCAGGAAGCAACCGTATCAGCTTTAGCTTTTGAAGTTTATTCTAAAGCAGGAGTTGCTAAAAAGAAATAACTAAATCACTAAATCATGTTTACAAGGCTATCGAATTTTGTTTACGGAAACTATATGATTCCGAATATAACAGAAACCCAAAACTCAAATAAAACAGAAGTTTTAATTCATATTCAAAAGTATGAAAAAGAAATCCTTGAGTTTGTTCTTGGTCCAGTTCTGTATGTTGAGTTATTGGAAAACCTTGAAACAGATGACGAAGGTTATTACAAACTTAAAGATACCGCAGAGGATAAATGGAAGTGGCTTGTTAACGGTCAAATCTATGGCAGCTGTAACAAATTAAGATGGGAGGGGCTTGTGTTTGAAGTAGCGAAAGTAAACAAACAACCATTACTTGAAACAGTTATGGCTCCATACATATTTTATCAGTGGTTATTAAAAGAAAGAAGTGTCTCAACAGGTGTTGGTGAAATAAAAGGAGAGCCACAAGGTGGAGTTTCCGTAACATCAAAACACAAACGCACTGATGCCTGGAATACTTTTGTCGGTCATGCTTATTCACTGAATAGATTTATGCAATTCTATTGCGATTTGTTTCCAAATTTCAAATGTGTCGAATTAAACCCACAAAACTACTATGATCTTTAGCCTGAACACTGCCTTAAAGCTTCCGGCTTCGAAAATGAAAGTTGACGAATGTCCAGTGGCTTTTAGTTATGGGAATTATGATGCATTGATGAAATGGTTGGTTGCTAAAAATAAAAACCAGATCGAGCACTTTCTACCTAATCCAAAAGCTAGCGAAAAAAAGTATCCTTTAATTTGGTTAACTGACGAGTGGCAAGGCAATGAGCATGTTCCCGGATACCGATTTAGCAACGTAACCTTTTACCTTGCTTGTAACTCAAAAATTGAATTATTAAACGAAAACAGGGAAGGTAATTTTGAAGGGCTTTACACCTTAGCGAACCAATTTATAAAAGAATTACGCAAATACGGTAGAATAGAAGGAGAGTCTATTTCTTATCAAGAAAGGGCAAATCTAACTGTAACATCAGGAAAAAAAACAGAAGCGATTGACATTTGGGATGCTTTAATTGTAAAAATGGATTATCTAATATTTACCAACTGTATAAAAAAACTATGTAGCCAATAAATGGCAAAAAAAATTAAATGTCTGTATATGTAGAATGCAAAGGCAACGAAACAGCACTTAAAAACACAGGTGCAAAAGAGCAATGCTTAGAAGGATTATTCATTAAACCATTCTTAGCACATCCGGGCTTTTCTTTTGAAACATTTGAGGATGCAAAAAATAAAGAAAAGTGGGTACAAGCAATTGCTGACAAAAAAATCATTCCGTTATTCGATGTAGAAGAATTAGCATCTGCTAATACGGAAGATACTTTATTTGAAGGCAGAAGAAAACAATATGTAACTGCAAAGGGCAAGAAGGTTTCGACTTTCAGTTCGTTCTTGTCATTATGTTCATTCAACGCATTAAAATCTTACAACGGCAAAGAAATGCAATTGTTTGAGTTTACCGAAGATGGGGCTGTTAAGGCTGTACATACTGACTCGAAAGGCGTTAAAGGACAGTTTGTTGTTCTTAACATTGGTAAAAGATTAGATGCGACTGCTGATAGACCGCCAAGTGTTTTGGTAACAATCAACTACAAGGATTTCAACGAATTTGAGGACCACGGTGTTATTTTATATCCTGATTTTGTTGCAGATGACTTGTTTGGAATCTTTGATGTTCATTTATCGCAAGTTTCAGCAAGTACAACAGAAATTGTTGTAAAAGCTTCAACTGGTTGTGGTAATGGTGGCGCAGCAGTTTCAGATTTAAAACTAGCTGATTTTGTTGTTAAAGATACTTCTGGTCAAGTGCAAACTGTTTCTTTTGCTGAAAACAAAGAAGAGTATGTATTAACCGGAACTGACTTTGCTGATGGCTTTTCCGTATCGTTAAACGACGTTGTTACCATTGAGGATTTGTCTTATGAAGCTGTAGAACCTTTGGTTATTAAACTTACATAATGGCAAATTATAAAGGAATTGAATTTGCAGAGGGCCTTAATGTGCCCTTTGCAAAATTTAAAGAGATGTTTGCATCACATCCGGTCTTTAAAAAAATTCCAACGAAAGAGTTAGATGCAGAATTTAAAAAGGCTTACAAAATAGCAAATCCAAAGCATGGCAACTTTACAAAGTCAGCTGAAAAAAGCAAGGAAACTGACGTATCAGAATCAATCTCAACTGATATTTCAGATAGTGAAACAGATCCAGCAGGACATTCTCAACTTAAATAAAGATCAATTATTTGAAGGTAAGGACATCAACAACAAGCCAATTGGTTTTTACTCTTACGCAACGGAAGTAATTACTAAGGGTAGAAAGAAAAAAGGCGAACCATTTGATGCTAAAGATACCGGAGAATTCTTTAAAGGTTTTTATTTAGAGCTTTTTGAAAATGGTTTTAGATTGTTTTCAACGGATCCCAAAACACATTTAATTCTTGACAGTCACAACTGGCTTTCTGACGAGTTATTTGGGCTTACTGATAAAGATTTAAAGGGTGTAATTGATGAAAAATTACTCCCTTTTTTTATAAAACACAATCGACAATTTTTAGGCATATGATATACGATGAATTAGATGTTTTGCCATTAAAGCTTTACTACAAGATATGCAAAACAAAAGATGTGACTTTGTTATCCACAGAGCCGGAAGATGAAGCAAAACTTCTTGAAATTTGGGAGAAACTAACTGCTGAATACGAGGAATTAGAAAGTTCTGAATCTTCAAAACGAGAGTTTCGGCTAAATAAACAAATAGCACTTTTGGAGTGTGCTTATAATATGGTCAATTTATGTTGCTTAGAGCTTGAGGTGGAGTTTAATAATGAAACAGTTCAATTGTTAAGTGGTTTAGGTTTCCCAATTGATACAACATCTAATGAGTCATATTATTTATCTATCAGTAGAATTAGAAAACGGATTGAGACAAATCAAATAAAAATAGCAGCTTTAAAAAATCAACTTCCTAAAGAAGATATTAAAGGAAATGACAGAAAGCTTAGCCTTGATGAAGTAATGGCTTCTTTTTGCGCAGTTTTAGGTATTGACTTCGACTACAACACTATTTCTGTTACCAAGTTTAACGCTATCAAAAAACAAGTTGATAATAAAATGAAATCTTACGAAAAGATGAACAACAAACTAAATGGCAAATGATGGAATAATCACGCGTAAAGACATAATTCAAGATGAAGCTTTAAGATGGGGTGAGGAATATGCAAAGAATGTTGAAAAAGCAATCAAAGCAAACGACCAAATGGTTCTTCTTACTAAAGAGCTTGGCAGGTTATATAAAGAGTTGGAAAAGGTTCAAAACAAATCTGAGTTAGTTAAAAAGCAAGAGGAGTTTAATAAAGTGATGAAGGAAACTACTCAAGAAGCTAAAAAGATACATGAAGCTGAAATTGCAAATGAGAAAATAAAGCAAGAGAAAATAAAAACCTTGCGTGAAGAAGCAATTGCAGAGCAAAAACTTGCGCAAGAAAAGCAAAAAACAATAGCAGCAACGGTTAGAGCCGAAGAAGTTGAGAGAAAAGCAAATGTAGCTAAAGAAAAAGGCACTAAACTAACGATAGAAGAGCGCGTTCAGAACGAACAAAACAATCGCATTCTTAAACAGCAAGCTATGGAAAAGCTTGGCTTGGTTGGTGCTTATCAAAAATTAAACAAAGAACGTACTGAAGCTAAGCGCAAGGTTATGGACCTTATAGCTTCGGAAAGTGCTTCTACTGCCGAAATAAAAAAAGCTCAAGTAGAATTTGATAAGCTTGATAAAAAAGTACGTAAAGCAGATAAAGCTGTTGGCGATTTTACTAAAAACGTTGGTAACTATCCGTTTAGAAGTATTGCTTCCAATATTCGTGATTTGGTAGGTGCGTTTGGAGTTACTTTAGGAATTGCAGCCTTCGCGAATGCGGTTAAAAATGCTTGGAAAACCGTAAAAGAATTTGACACTGCAATTACTGAATTATCTGCAGTTACAGAAATACCAAAAAAACAATTAGGTTCATTAAAAAACACCATTATTGATGTTTCTAAAACATCGGTTAACTCAGCTACAGATGTTGCAAAGTTAGCTGTTGAATTATCAAAATTGGGAGCTTCAACCACTCAGATTGAAGCTATG
This genomic window from Flavobacterium agricola contains:
- a CDS encoding class I SAM-dependent methyltransferase produces the protein MMQNNITSRVIETKLIPWRELKFIQQDDFKEWINNGDKRLLESIKKYQFIDPFKVWHNEGVNYCLDGKHRYKDLELAVQNGLDVPEMLPATFVECSDIKEAAELVLVYSSAYAKITQQGLYDFVQNYNIDFPDVSGLINIPEFDDIEFQGLLNKMDTTTVKEEIIPTSLKEVFIMPPFSVLDSRQGDWQKRKRIWTEIIKSQETREEVELIAKSGQSSAIYELRNKMRDNLGREPDWDEIIAYAKKKGMHVYEGASIFDPVLCELLYRWFCYENGVVLDPFAGGSVRGIIADVLGNTYHGIDIREDQVKANERQALELNLNKVFWHTGDSNQVLDDLNLEPVDFVFSCPPYADLEKYSDDPADLSNMDYEQFKDVYYSIIKKSVAKLKEERFACFVVGDVRDKKGFYYNFVSDTIEAFKQAGMELYNEIILINVAGSLAIRAKRQFNNGRKVGKMHQNVLVFYKGDPKKIKENYPELNLDYDLEELNNQPNIAL
- the terL gene encoding phage terminase large subunit; the protein is MALTEHELAELEMLLIQQRADVLRGSLFEFMKEFWNVLYSNDYEHNWHMEYICDEYQLVVDKYVLGFETPRLPLDKWYKGFGRNIKKNLVCSISPGTGKSTVISRASTGWLWSNDAGKTELNNTISDSNSNGFSKDSKDVVESAKYQMYFPEVKIRKDVSAKTFFETNKKGIRYSSTTMSKDKTGKHADVLKDDDQMDYNTAQSPVEAKRCIEGFKAMQSRKKDKRKTPYILFMQRLSMNDTVKHALKVFGDDVTYICLPAENKHNNVIPSELNKYYIDGLLDPNRLSLEVLDKEKKGLNDDTKPMSEMAYEIQYNQLEVSAEGLMYPKLNFVPTLPDERGEAIRMSFTDVADTGADYLCTWFIEINQGKIYVFDCIYTQAGSNVTIPLLKNKIEIHGSIINKVEVNNQGSVFVSILRSQGVNVSGYSNTGNKEARIESYAQFIDFFYFVQDNSDPNFNAAIKHLQTFPRIGKAEDGHDDAEDALTESFRYLYTNYRHLLQKFE
- a CDS encoding phage portal protein, with product MNQIAKRVSNVKFESLDGRSNELLEKINNPNNYQTKVEFLKEFCIFLLSSGYTAIWKKYNAFGVFSSLELININPDTIGFNLNSISFTHQAIKHTVDYEQIIFFYDIRKCDTDYAISRLKPLKSQIDNIRNAQKAKGIQIDNSGTTIVSPKASTSNNIMEEGLDGPVPTKVMGPNGMIQKTQKEVMEEKLTSRGLKNRIIVSSKGMDAVNLSAQLNNVKFHEIVETDVLAFCDAFSFPPELTPYGKRATFDNKELAEIALMESEIIPISENFAKSMMSVFPKRGEVFPSFKHINAMSLIEERIQKTNGTTIDQLTVLLEKEIISKEEFRKILQTKKIIENGKSR